In Capsicum annuum cultivar UCD-10X-F1 unplaced genomic scaffold, UCD10Xv1.1 ctg47575, whole genome shotgun sequence, the following proteins share a genomic window:
- the LOC124892473 gene encoding protein KINESIN LIGHT CHAIN-RELATED 1-like, whose translation MGVMFHMVGRYEEAHNFENVVAKLRAGSERKSTFFRVVLNQIGLSSVQLFKIDEVAEFFEEARRILEQECGPCHQDTLGVYSNLAATYDALGRERSFLEAT comes from the coding sequence ATGGGAGTTATGTTCCATATGGTTGGAAGATATGAAGAGGCACACAACTTTGAAAATGTTGTAGCAAAACTCAGGGCTGGCAGTGAGAGGAAGTCAACGTTCTTTCGGGTTGTTTTGAATCAGATAGGATTGTCTTCTGTTCAGTTATTCAAAATAGATGAGGTTGCTGAATTCTTTGAGGAAGCAAGACGAATTCTGGAACAGGAGTGTGGTCCTTGTCATCAAGATACCCTTGGTGTCTATAGCAATCTTGCAGCAACTTATGATGCATTGGGAAG